In the genome of Hypanus sabinus isolate sHypSab1 unplaced genomic scaffold, sHypSab1.hap1 scaffold_517, whole genome shotgun sequence, one region contains:
- the pgap4 gene encoding transmembrane protein 246, translating into MPLRDLLGRPWLQLALLYLLVLGVGLPLFGADRRFSRYYQGGAEGLRRLTDRALAESLERAEEAEQYFQQPWREEEEDWGEGAPELALAIVTTARRQGADHRYFLQVAAAYHRLLRLCPWCGRARLFACNVHHPPEGHALPQRARGLIPEVRRFGEAGSPLAPEDDTFEKEKADYLFCLGRALAGGARHVLLAEDDALPHPDLFLVLGDVLGRRLRWRRPLYVKLYHPERLQGYLHPEPARLVEWAGLGAVGGSLLRWLLPAPAARRSRCALAALAALCMLAAELCGRVYLLELRRLAPQLYALAPASHCCTPAMAFTAEGARRAMAYLGQRRCRRGYAKDTALYEAAREHGEETYVVEPNLVTHIGLYSTLRGYIARPSL; encoded by the coding sequence ATGCCCCTCCGTGACCTGCTGGGCCGCCCCTGGCTCCAGCTGGCCCTTCTCTACTTGCTGGTGCTGGGCGTGGGCCTGCCCCTCTTTGGGGCAGACCGGCGCTTCTCCCGCTACTACCAGGGTGGGGCAGAGGGCCTGCGGAGGCTGACGGACCGGGCCCTGGCCGAGAGCCTGGAGCGGGCAGAGGAGGCCGAGCAATACTTCCAGCAGCCCTggcgggaggaggaggaggactggGGCGAGGGGGCCCCGGAGCTGGCTCTGGCCATCGTCACCACGGCCCGCCGGCAGGGCGCGGACCACCGCTACTTCCTGCAGGTTGCCGCCGCCTACcaccgcctgctgcgcctctgccccTGGTGCGGCCGGGCCCGGCTCTTCGCCTGCAACGTCCACCACCCGCCCGAGGGGCACGCCCTCCCCCAGCGGGCCCGGGGGCTGATCCCAGAGGTGCGCCGCTTCGGGGAGGCGGGGTCGCCCCTGGCGCCCGAGGACGACACCTTCGAGAAGGAGAAGGCCGACTACCTCTTCTGCCTGGGCCGGGCGCTGGCCGGGGGGGCCCGCCACGTGCTGCTGGCCGAGGACGACGCCCTGCCCCACCCCGACCTCTTCCTGGTGCTGGGGGACGTGCTGGGCCGCCGGCTGAGGTGGCGCCGGCCCCTCTACGTCAAGCTCTACCACCCCGAGAGGCTGCAGGGCTACCTGCACCCCGAGCCGGCCCGGCTAGTCGAGTGGGCCGGCCTGGGGGCCGTCGGGGGCTCCCTCCTGCGCTGGCTGCTCCCCGCCCCGGCCGCCCGGCGCTCCCGGTGCGCCCTGGCCGCGCTGGCAGCGCTGTGCATGCTGGCGGCGGAGTTGTGCGGCCGGGTCTACCTTCTGGAGCTGCGCCGCCTGGCCCCCCAGCTCTATGCCCTGGCCCCGGCCTCCCACTGCTGCACGCCAGCCATGGCCTTCACGGCGGAGGGGGCCCGCCGGGCCATGGCGTACCTGGGCCAGCGCCGGTGCCGCAGGGGCTACGCCAAGGACACGGCCTTGTACGAGGCAGCCCGCGAGCACGGTGAGGAGACTTACGTGGTCGAGCCTAACCTGGTCACGCACATCGGACTGTACTCGACCCTGCGGGGGTACATTGCACGCCCCAGTCTCTGA